DNA sequence from the Pirellulales bacterium genome:
CACGGCAAGGAGAAAGAAATTATTGCGGAAATCAACATGGGAAGCAGCGTCTATAGTACGCCGATCGTCGCCAATGGCGTGCTGTTCGTTTCGAGTAAAAACCTGCTGTTTGCGATCGAAGCGCCACAGGAAAAATAATCCGCCGCCAGATGCTCATGACGCTCTTCTGAGAGAATGAAGCGGGGCGGATGCTGTTCCCGAAGATCGGCCTTTACGGCGGAACGTGAAAAATTCGCTTCATCAGCCGCTATTCAATTCCAGCAGCCGTTGCAAGTCCGCCGGCCGATTTGTCGCCGTTATCTTGCAGCGGAAGGTGCGGCGTTCACCGGGTTCTAAATACTGCTGCCAGCCGCGCTCGATGTCTTTCGAGCGGCCTTCGACGCCAACACTGGTCGGCTCCAGCGCACCAACATACGATCCTCCAGGGCCCCAGTGCTGCCAATGCACCATACGGGGAAAATCGTTGCGATTGAATTCGATGCTCAAGCCCATGCCGCGCTGGCGGTTGATCAAGCCTACGATCGCGTTTCCGGCGGCATCATAATCGGGCTGGATCATGCAGCAATATTCGCCGCTTCCGCAATGGGCAGCCAAAGGTTGCGGCGCGGTGCGATAGTCGCGTCCCTCCTGGAACCAATCTACGCTGGCGCCAAGCGGCGTTACTTTTCCACGGTAGCAATAGGTGCTCGCTTCGGGCTCGAGCAACGGATAGCCGAAGTTAATATGGAAGAGCCACGACAGTGGAACACGCTGATTTCCACGGTTGACGAACTCATCGACGACGAGAATCGCAGGCTCGCCTAGTTGGCTTGTGAGAGTACGGTGTAGTTCAATGTTGGG
Encoded proteins:
- a CDS encoding DUF4432 family protein is translated as MNVAQLGGIETSVLDNGPGRGVRIAWVNTGGGLRYKVVIDRGLDIADAEFLGQSLTWHSLTGVTAPRPAFQKGLEWLRGFYGGMLVSCGPLNVGGPFEENGEQYGLHGTHSNTAAVLESVVNPDLVRGVREMRITGLVRTARVFGPNIELHRTLTSQLGEPAILVVDEFVNRGNQRVPLSWLFHINFGYPLLEPEASTYCYRGKVTPLGASVDWFQEGRDYRTAPQPLAAHCGSGEYCCMIQPDYDAAGNAIVGLINRQRGMGLSIEFNRNDFPRMVHWQHWGPGGSYVGALEPTSVGVEGRSKDIERGWQQYLEPGERRTFRCKITATNRPADLQRLLELNSG